The following coding sequences are from one Leptospira mayottensis 200901116 window:
- a CDS encoding IS5 family transposase produces the protein MLTDGNGIPLAITLSGANVHDKHNVKETLNSILIFSGRRKKKPKHLCLDKGYDFKDTEKLIRRRNIRPHIRRRGEKPLIGKYKGKPRRWVVERTNSWHNRFRAILIRWERKSENYMASLYLASTIIVFNFFNR, from the coding sequence ATTCTTACGGATGGAAATGGAATTCCATTGGCCATAACATTGAGTGGAGCCAATGTTCATGACAAGCATAACGTAAAAGAGACTTTAAATTCAATCCTGATTTTTTCCGGTAGAAGAAAAAAGAAACCAAAACATCTCTGTCTTGATAAAGGATATGACTTTAAAGATACGGAAAAATTAATTAGAAGAAGAAATATCCGGCCTCACATTCGAAGAAGAGGCGAGAAACCATTGATCGGTAAATATAAAGGAAAGCCTCGAAGATGGGTCGTTGAAAGAACGAACAGTTGGCACAATCGATTCAGGGCTATCCTTATCCGGTGGGAAAGAAAATCTGAAAATTATATGGCTTCTCTTTACCTCGCGAGCACTATTATTGTTTTCAATTTCTTTAATAGATAG
- a CDS encoding TonB-dependent receptor, whose protein sequence is MKEQVHLYFRIFIFSIFISPVSIFALDVVLTGVIKNKNGKPISNAKVLIQESRRSAVTDEKGEFVLDHVPPGKYVLIASARGYQSETLSVTIGEKDQKAQFILLESSLDNSAINVTAKSTISDFLTSPQPITVLSGRQLDRQRGETAMSAINNTPGVSNLTTGAGTSKPIIRGLTGQRVLVMTDGIRQEEQQFGDDHTVELDSFNIQKIEIIRGPGSLLYGSDALAGVVNVIRDKAPRSGEGVPKMAGFFNSNSYSNNKQDAENFAVYGNMDGFGYRASANTRKAGRITTPNGTMPNTGMIEKNQNASIGLDGKWGNFYLDSSRREQTQDLLDNPNENPGSTVYQKLLHEKSHFHSFLIFPAGNLELDLSYQRNNRREIESKNKLLPIKDVLQNENVNIFDKSFQFYQATSKAKYQGLNLFLDTAIADVKFHHKPIFSLLQGTVGVSGSEQRNRTIGTEPLIPSYGIVNIAGYFLEELKLGSLTLSAGVRGDKRSADIKNNMTLGIAEQTKNYYATTNSTGLVWRIDKSFSTILNYGRGFRAPTPFELFSNGVHEGTGKFEIGKDTLKPEYSNNLDFSIRYASSRIQMEVSVFQNHIQNFIYSSSIAEIDPNSGLPKYRYKQGNAVLKGGEFSIQAELTSRLIFSGGIDIVYARNQNDTNPLPRTTPNRARAGLRWTESSILGLKDFYFSINGRFYDSQYRVDPKETPTKGYNLTDIGLGFELPYLGDGTSQPSVDLSVQNVFNVSYVDHLSRYKDYALNPGLNVVLKISFPFTVVP, encoded by the coding sequence TTGAAAGAGCAAGTACATTTGTATTTTAGAATATTCATATTTTCAATTTTTATCTCTCCAGTTTCCATTTTCGCTTTAGACGTTGTATTAACCGGCGTCATTAAAAACAAAAACGGAAAACCGATTTCGAACGCGAAGGTCCTTATCCAAGAGTCCAGAAGAAGTGCGGTTACGGACGAAAAGGGCGAGTTCGTTTTAGACCATGTCCCTCCGGGAAAATACGTTCTGATCGCGAGCGCAAGAGGTTATCAATCCGAAACTCTTTCAGTTACGATCGGAGAAAAAGACCAAAAAGCCCAATTTATTCTCCTTGAAAGTTCTTTGGATAACTCCGCGATCAATGTCACCGCAAAATCTACAATTTCGGACTTTTTAACCTCTCCGCAACCGATTACGGTTTTGTCGGGCAGGCAACTCGATCGTCAAAGAGGAGAAACAGCAATGTCGGCGATCAACAACACTCCCGGAGTTTCCAATTTAACCACAGGAGCCGGAACTTCAAAACCGATCATCCGAGGTTTAACAGGGCAAAGAGTCCTCGTAATGACTGACGGAATCCGCCAGGAAGAACAACAATTCGGAGACGACCACACAGTAGAATTAGATTCTTTTAATATTCAAAAAATTGAAATAATTAGAGGCCCGGGAAGTTTACTCTACGGTTCGGACGCTCTCGCCGGAGTAGTCAACGTGATCCGAGACAAAGCTCCCCGTTCGGGAGAAGGCGTCCCCAAAATGGCAGGATTTTTCAATTCCAACAGCTATTCGAACAATAAGCAAGACGCGGAAAATTTTGCGGTATATGGCAACATGGATGGGTTCGGCTACCGTGCCAGTGCAAATACGAGGAAAGCGGGAAGAATTACGACTCCGAACGGAACGATGCCCAACACGGGTATGATTGAAAAAAATCAAAATGCATCGATCGGCTTAGACGGAAAATGGGGAAATTTTTATCTGGATTCTTCCCGAAGAGAACAAACTCAGGATCTATTGGACAATCCGAACGAAAATCCGGGTTCAACGGTTTATCAAAAACTTCTTCACGAGAAATCTCATTTTCATTCTTTCCTGATTTTTCCTGCAGGAAATCTAGAACTCGATTTGTCCTACCAAAGGAATAATCGAAGAGAAATCGAATCCAAAAATAAACTCCTTCCTATCAAAGACGTTCTTCAGAACGAGAACGTAAACATCTTCGACAAATCATTTCAGTTCTATCAAGCTACTTCAAAGGCGAAATACCAAGGTCTAAATCTTTTCTTAGATACGGCAATTGCAGACGTAAAGTTTCATCACAAACCTATATTCAGTCTTTTGCAAGGAACCGTAGGCGTTTCTGGTTCGGAACAAAGAAACAGAACAATCGGAACAGAACCTCTGATTCCTTCCTATGGAATTGTAAACATAGCCGGTTATTTTTTGGAAGAACTCAAACTCGGCTCCTTGACTCTGAGCGCGGGAGTCCGGGGCGATAAAAGGTCCGCAGACATCAAAAACAATATGACTTTGGGCATCGCGGAACAAACCAAAAATTATTATGCGACAACGAACTCGACGGGTCTCGTTTGGAGAATCGATAAATCTTTTTCCACGATTTTAAACTATGGACGCGGATTCAGGGCGCCTACTCCATTCGAACTTTTTTCCAACGGAGTTCACGAAGGTACAGGAAAATTCGAAATAGGAAAAGACACTCTTAAACCAGAATATTCGAACAACCTGGACTTTTCCATTAGATACGCTTCCTCTCGGATTCAAATGGAGGTCAGCGTATTTCAAAATCACATTCAAAACTTCATATATTCCTCAAGCATCGCGGAAATCGATCCCAACTCTGGTCTACCGAAGTACAGATACAAACAGGGAAACGCCGTTTTAAAAGGAGGAGAATTTTCGATCCAAGCCGAACTTACCAGCAGACTAATATTTTCCGGCGGAATCGATATTGTTTATGCAAGAAATCAGAACGATACCAATCCCCTTCCACGAACAACTCCGAATCGGGCACGCGCAGGTCTTCGATGGACGGAAAGTTCTATTCTGGGACTAAAGGATTTCTATTTTTCCATCAACGGAAGATTTTACGATTCTCAGTATAGAGTCGATCCTAAGGAGACCCCAACCAAAGGCTACAATCTTACGGACATCGGACTCGGTTTTGAGCTTCCCTACTTAGGAGATGGAACATCTCAACCCTCAGTGGACCTGAGCGTCCAAAACGTATTCAATGTTTCTTATGTGGATCATCTCAGCAGATACAAGGACTACGCTCTCAATCCGGGTTTAAATGTGGTTCTCAAAATCTCATTCCCGTTTACGGTCGTTCCATAG
- a CDS encoding LIC10965 family protein: MVRNFFKSGFLALVLFVGTGFHVHAEKETRTLSQPSYSTYQDSKQLPACPICQFQRETHSIWNPDFLTQNSFSIFQKEKLVPSKVLIPLSNFVQIQLGRAPPFSIPIS; encoded by the coding sequence ATGGTTCGCAATTTTTTCAAATCCGGATTTCTTGCTCTTGTTCTTTTTGTGGGAACGGGATTTCATGTTCACGCAGAAAAAGAGACTCGAACCCTTTCTCAACCATCTTACTCCACATATCAGGATTCCAAACAGCTCCCCGCTTGTCCGATCTGTCAGTTCCAAAGAGAAACACATTCTATCTGGAATCCGGATTTCCTAACTCAGAATTCTTTTTCGATTTTTCAAAAAGAAAAATTAGTTCCTTCTAAAGTTCTTATCCCTCTTTCTAATTTCGTTCAAATCCAGCTCGGTCGAGCGCCTCCTTTTTCAATCCCTATCTCTTAA
- a CDS encoding IS5 family transposase, whose protein sequence is MDKYYSEIPDALWEKIEPLIPKVRANLQGGRNRLPTRVVMAGIIYRMKTGCQWRAIPSNFGSGQTCHRRFQEWERAGVFKKVYKSILKYYDVKNKIAWDWASMDSAIVKAPKGGV, encoded by the coding sequence ATGGACAAATATTATTCAGAGATCCCCGATGCACTTTGGGAAAAAATAGAACCATTAATCCCAAAAGTTAGGGCAAATCTCCAAGGAGGTCGCAATCGATTACCTACAAGAGTGGTAATGGCGGGGATCATCTATCGAATGAAAACAGGCTGTCAGTGGCGGGCAATTCCGAGTAACTTCGGATCTGGTCAAACTTGTCACAGAAGATTCCAAGAATGGGAGCGAGCGGGAGTATTCAAAAAGGTTTATAAATCTATTTTAAAATATTATGATGTGAAGAATAAGATAGCATGGGACTGGGCCTCGATGGATTCCGCAATTGTTAAAGCTCCCAAAGGGGGAGTTTAA